Proteins encoded by one window of Geobacter sp. DSM 9736:
- a CDS encoding 4Fe-4S binding protein: MKSQDQSYEYPWAQPVRHNHRWLLAGVMVLVIATGWRYPVFGFVVPVAMLTGILGSLLRGRYVCGNICPRGSFYDTAFRFVGGSRPIPPLLRSPLFRWLFMALLMTALALQIAQKPHDPLHWGFVFWTACAVTTALGIILGTIYRARTWCSFCPVGTIASALGGKKYQLQIADHCRRCAACEKSCPMGFSISAHSGAGALSEKDCLKCSSCTAACPVGALSWPQEGS; this comes from the coding sequence GTGAAAAGTCAGGATCAGTCATACGAGTACCCATGGGCACAGCCGGTTCGGCACAATCACCGCTGGCTTCTTGCAGGCGTGATGGTTCTTGTGATCGCCACAGGCTGGCGCTATCCGGTCTTCGGTTTCGTCGTGCCCGTAGCCATGCTCACCGGGATACTGGGGAGCTTGCTGCGGGGCCGATATGTTTGCGGCAACATCTGTCCGAGGGGTAGCTTTTACGATACCGCCTTCCGCTTCGTGGGAGGGTCACGCCCGATACCTCCGTTGCTACGATCGCCTCTGTTCCGCTGGCTATTCATGGCGCTGCTCATGACCGCTCTTGCACTTCAGATCGCGCAGAAGCCCCACGATCCATTGCACTGGGGGTTCGTCTTCTGGACTGCATGTGCCGTCACCACGGCTCTCGGCATAATACTGGGAACGATATACCGGGCACGCACCTGGTGTTCCTTTTGCCCCGTCGGAACCATTGCTTCCGCGCTCGGCGGAAAGAAATACCAGCTGCAGATCGCGGATCATTGTCGCAGATGTGCCGCCTGCGAGAAGAGCTGTCCAATGGGCTTCTCCATTTCCGCCCACAGTGGCGCAGGCGCCTTGTCCGAAAAGGACTGCCTCAAGTGCTCATCCTGCACAGCTGCCTGTCCGGTCGGCGCCTTGAGCTGGCCGCAGGAGGGGAGTTGA
- a CDS encoding HD domain-containing protein, whose protein sequence is MDKETLDRLKSWFSDYCSGFRFSSTEDQRNIALKEIHTRNVCADMVRIAGEERVAGKSLLVAETVALFHDVGRFEQYRRYRTYRDSDSENHALLGARILQETRVLEMLEEPERRIIIESVRLHNLFSIPRDVASDVKPFLELIRDADKLDIWRVFIEQFRLPVAEQASAAFLGLPLTTTYTSDLLAYLHRGEMISLSRVKVVNDFKLLQMSWIFDLNCKASLRMVEEREYISHLAETLPDDEAIREVVEVLRKHLKERVA, encoded by the coding sequence ATGGATAAAGAAACTCTCGACCGGCTCAAAAGCTGGTTTTCCGATTACTGCTCCGGATTCCGGTTCTCCTCCACGGAAGACCAGCGGAATATTGCTCTGAAGGAAATCCATACCCGCAACGTCTGTGCGGACATGGTCCGTATCGCCGGAGAGGAGAGGGTAGCCGGAAAATCTCTCCTCGTAGCCGAGACGGTTGCTCTGTTTCACGATGTGGGCAGGTTCGAGCAGTACCGGCGCTATCGTACGTATCGTGACAGCGACTCGGAGAACCACGCTCTGCTGGGCGCCCGGATTCTTCAGGAGACCCGCGTGCTCGAAATGCTGGAAGAGCCGGAGCGGCGGATCATCATTGAGTCGGTCCGGCTGCACAACCTCTTTTCGATTCCGCGTGATGTGGCCTCCGATGTGAAGCCCTTTCTCGAGCTGATCAGGGATGCAGACAAGCTGGACATCTGGCGGGTCTTCATCGAGCAGTTCAGGCTTCCCGTTGCCGAGCAGGCTTCCGCCGCTTTCCTCGGCCTCCCCCTTACGACCACCTACACGAGCGATCTGCTTGCATATCTTCACCGTGGTGAGATGATTAGCTTGTCCAGGGTGAAAGTCGTCAACGATTTCAAACTGCTCCAGATGTCCTGGATTTTCGACCTCAACTGCAAGGCGTCCCTCCGGATGGTGGAGGAGCGGGAGTACATCAGCCACCTTGCCGAAACCCTTCCCGATGATGAGGCTATCCGGGAGGTAGTGGAGGTGCTGCGGAAGCATCTGAAGGAGCGGGTTGCGTGA
- a CDS encoding 3-deoxy-7-phosphoheptulonate synthase, giving the protein MIRTNNLKITSITPIIAPTDLRQVFPLSDRASEFVSSSRAQITDILKGKDRRLMVVVGPCSIHDAEGALDYARRLARLSGELSDQLLLIMRVYFEKPRTTIGWKGLINDPDMNGTHLISKGLGIARGLLSKITSMQLPVATEMLDPITPEYLADHLSWGAIGARTTESQTHREMASGLSFPIGFKNGTDGNLQIAIDAMKAALHPHSFLGINREGLTSIIRTTGNPDVHIVLRGGHKPNYHPEDIAKTEQMLEKSGLFPTIMVDCSHGNSSKDHERQPLVLEEVVRQIEEGNRSISGVMIESYLEGGNQPMGEDTSALRYGVSITDKCLDWATTERILREAHARLKACGGRRLA; this is encoded by the coding sequence ATGATCAGAACCAACAACCTAAAGATCACCAGCATCACCCCCATCATCGCCCCCACCGACCTGCGGCAGGTTTTCCCCCTATCCGACAGGGCAAGCGAATTCGTCAGCAGCAGCCGCGCCCAGATCACCGACATCCTCAAGGGTAAAGACCGCCGGCTCATGGTCGTTGTAGGCCCCTGCTCCATCCACGATGCAGAGGGAGCGCTGGATTACGCACGAAGACTGGCGAGACTCTCGGGTGAGCTCTCCGACCAGCTCCTCCTGATAATGCGTGTCTACTTCGAGAAACCGCGGACCACCATCGGCTGGAAGGGGCTCATCAACGACCCCGACATGAACGGTACTCATCTCATCTCCAAGGGGCTCGGCATAGCCCGAGGCCTGCTCTCCAAGATAACCTCGATGCAGCTTCCGGTAGCTACGGAGATGCTCGACCCGATCACCCCCGAATACCTGGCCGACCATCTCTCGTGGGGCGCCATCGGAGCCCGTACCACCGAGTCGCAGACACACCGGGAGATGGCTAGCGGCCTTTCCTTTCCCATCGGATTCAAGAACGGCACCGACGGAAACCTCCAGATCGCCATTGATGCAATGAAGGCGGCTCTGCACCCCCACAGCTTCCTCGGCATCAACCGGGAGGGACTCACATCCATTATCCGCACGACCGGCAACCCGGATGTACACATAGTCCTGCGGGGAGGCCACAAACCCAACTACCACCCGGAAGATATCGCCAAGACCGAGCAGATGCTTGAAAAGTCAGGGCTCTTCCCGACTATCATGGTTGACTGCAGCCATGGGAACTCCAGCAAGGATCATGAGCGGCAGCCGCTAGTACTCGAGGAGGTGGTTCGGCAGATCGAAGAGGGGAACCGCTCGATTTCGGGAGTGATGATAGAAAGCTATCTTGAAGGGGGTAATCAACCTATGGGGGAGGACACTTCCGCCCTGAGGTACGGAGTATCCATTACCGACAAGTGCCTGGACTGGGCCACCACCGAAAGGATTCTGAGAGAAGCCCATGCCCGCCTGAAGGCGTGCGGCGGGCGCCGTCTAGCCTGA
- a CDS encoding tRNA (cytidine(34)-2'-O)-methyltransferase yields MEPAIPFNIVLIEPEIPPNTGNIARLCGATRTVLHLVGKLGFSTDDRSLKRAGLDYWSEIDVRYWQDLDELKAAHPGGRFVYTSKKGETSYVSFSFREGDFLVFGKETQGLPEELLENNRDSTIRIPIFGKVRSLNLSTAAGIVLYEALRQTGRLS; encoded by the coding sequence ATGGAACCTGCCATACCCTTCAACATCGTCCTCATCGAACCGGAGATCCCTCCCAATACGGGAAACATCGCCCGCCTCTGCGGTGCGACCCGCACGGTGCTGCATCTCGTGGGGAAGCTCGGCTTCTCCACCGACGACCGTTCCCTGAAACGGGCCGGGCTCGACTACTGGAGCGAGATCGATGTCCGCTATTGGCAGGACCTTGACGAGCTCAAGGCTGCACATCCCGGCGGGCGCTTCGTCTATACGAGCAAAAAAGGGGAAACCAGCTACGTCTCCTTTTCCTTCCGGGAGGGGGATTTCCTTGTCTTCGGCAAGGAGACCCAGGGGCTGCCGGAGGAGCTTCTCGAAAACAACCGTGACAGCACGATCCGGATTCCGATCTTCGGAAAGGTCCGCAGCCTCAATCTGTCTACCGCTGCAGGAATCGTTCTCTACGAAGCCTTGCGCCAGACGGGGAGGCTCAGCTGA
- a CDS encoding HsmA family protein codes for MLLRAILFMSLALLFYTYAVFSGRKEGLHRKHLLVFGLGLLCDYLGTLQMNRYALAFGKAPQMHHVTGILSLGGMAFHFLLATFASLLRRAEPINRTFHKVSLTIYTLWVIAFASGAFYGMRHMAR; via the coding sequence ATGCTCCTTCGAGCCATCCTCTTCATGAGCCTCGCCCTCCTCTTCTATACCTATGCCGTGTTCAGCGGCCGAAAAGAAGGGCTGCACCGAAAACATCTTCTGGTCTTCGGGCTCGGCCTGCTTTGCGACTACCTGGGCACACTGCAGATGAACCGCTACGCACTAGCATTCGGTAAAGCGCCGCAGATGCACCATGTCACCGGCATTCTTTCCCTCGGCGGGATGGCCTTCCACTTTCTACTGGCCACTTTCGCCAGCCTGCTCCGCCGAGCCGAGCCGATAAACAGGACCTTCCACAAAGTCAGCCTCACGATCTACACTCTCTGGGTCATCGCCTTCGCCAGCGGTGCCTTCTACGGGATGCGGCACATGGCCAGATAG
- a CDS encoding PLD nuclease N-terminal domain-containing protein, which translates to MTGGEMHGFEIIGAVGIAMMFVFWLIFAAGFVVWLWALVDILRHEFSGNNKLIWLLVVISLPLLGVLLYWFIGREQKVSSDVHAPFSGHGEDNKEEER; encoded by the coding sequence GTGACGGGAGGCGAAATGCACGGGTTCGAGATCATAGGTGCAGTCGGAATTGCGATGATGTTCGTCTTCTGGCTCATTTTCGCCGCCGGGTTCGTGGTATGGCTTTGGGCGCTGGTGGATATTCTGCGCCATGAATTCAGTGGGAACAACAAGCTGATCTGGCTCCTCGTCGTGATCAGTCTCCCTCTGCTTGGGGTATTGCTTTACTGGTTCATAGGCCGGGAACAGAAGGTTTCCAGTGACGTTCATGCTCCGTTTTCCGGGCATGGCGAGGATAATAAGGAAGAGGAGAGATAG
- a CDS encoding nicotinate phosphoribosyltransferase — protein sequence MRYSPLITDLYELTMLAGYVSKGMHQTPAVFDLFYRKNPFRGGYAVFAGLDTALSYLENLRFAEEELAYLQRLDIFLPSFFDYLREFRFRGKVTAVPEGTVVFEREPLLTVEGTLSEAQFVETALLNIVNFQTLVATKAARVSHAAGTARVIEFGLRRAHGPDGGISVARAAYVGGVRSTSNVMAGMQFGIPVAGTHAHSWIMSFPDELSAFRAYAETFPDKCILLVDTYDTLKSGVPNAITVARELRSRGHNLWGIRLDSGDLAWLSKTARRMLDDAGFPEVQIVASNEIDEYVIESIVREGGKVDTYGVGTKLATCMGDGGGALGGVYKLVRIGDQPRLKTTSEAAKATLPDRKRLLRAVAPDGSFIQDVITLEVEMGGPGEMVYNPVNDAEYTYIPAGARLVDLRKVVMREGIRAEEASDDLNEMAERCKRELQLLPEGCLRFANPHIYKVSISGKLNQLRRELLEKVRRGTS from the coding sequence ATGCGCTACTCCCCCCTCATCACCGACCTGTACGAGCTGACCATGCTCGCCGGATATGTCTCAAAGGGGATGCATCAGACTCCCGCCGTCTTCGACCTCTTCTACCGCAAAAACCCCTTCCGTGGCGGGTACGCCGTCTTCGCCGGCCTCGATACAGCATTGTCCTATCTGGAAAACCTGCGCTTTGCAGAGGAAGAGCTGGCCTACCTCCAGAGGCTTGACATCTTCCTTCCCTCCTTCTTCGACTATCTCAGGGAATTCCGCTTTCGCGGCAAGGTGACCGCCGTACCTGAAGGTACCGTGGTCTTTGAACGGGAACCGCTCCTGACCGTCGAGGGGACGCTGTCGGAAGCGCAATTCGTGGAGACGGCGCTCCTCAACATCGTCAACTTCCAGACCCTCGTAGCCACCAAGGCCGCCCGCGTCTCTCACGCTGCGGGAACCGCCCGCGTAATCGAGTTCGGACTGCGCCGCGCCCACGGCCCCGACGGGGGCATCAGCGTCGCCCGTGCTGCATACGTGGGGGGAGTTCGCAGCACGAGCAATGTGATGGCCGGGATGCAGTTCGGCATTCCCGTCGCAGGAACCCACGCCCACAGCTGGATCATGTCCTTCCCCGACGAACTCTCGGCCTTCCGCGCCTATGCGGAGACTTTCCCTGACAAGTGCATTCTGCTGGTAGACACCTACGACACGCTCAAGAGCGGCGTCCCCAACGCGATCACCGTCGCGCGCGAACTTCGAAGCCGGGGGCACAATCTGTGGGGCATACGTCTCGACTCGGGGGATCTTGCCTGGCTCAGCAAGACCGCACGCCGGATGCTGGACGACGCGGGGTTCCCAGAGGTGCAGATCGTAGCTTCCAACGAGATCGATGAGTATGTAATCGAGTCGATCGTGAGGGAGGGGGGAAAGGTCGATACCTACGGCGTAGGGACGAAACTTGCGACATGTATGGGGGATGGAGGAGGCGCTCTGGGCGGAGTGTACAAACTGGTACGAATCGGCGATCAGCCCAGACTGAAGACTACGAGCGAGGCCGCCAAGGCGACCCTTCCCGACCGGAAGCGGCTCCTGCGTGCCGTCGCCCCTGACGGCTCCTTCATTCAGGATGTCATTACCCTGGAGGTAGAAATGGGCGGTCCGGGAGAGATGGTCTACAACCCCGTCAACGACGCGGAGTACACCTATATCCCGGCGGGCGCACGACTGGTCGATTTACGGAAGGTCGTCATGAGAGAGGGGATACGCGCGGAGGAGGCATCGGACGATCTGAACGAGATGGCCGAGCGGTGCAAGCGGGAGCTCCAACTTCTTCCCGAAGGGTGCCTGCGTTTCGCAAATCCACATATCTACAAGGTATCCATCAGCGGAAAACTAAACCAACTGCGGCGGGAACTCCTGGAAAAAGTCCGCAGGGGAACAAGCTGA
- a CDS encoding AMP-binding protein codes for MAELLPFTAGGLLDHIADRYPDNDALVYPDKGLRYSYRQFNDVCRQVAKGLLRLGIKKGDHVSIWAYNVPEWVVLQFATAKIGAVLVTVNTNYKSRELEYILNQSDSTTLFLVKSFKDTDYVDTVYEVVPELRTSEPGKLSSNTLPFLKNVVFLGEQTPSGMFSFSSLVESGKEVTDAELAAVEAGLDCHEVINMQYTSGTTGFPKGVMLTHYNVVNNGFYIGECMKFTDKDRLCIPVPFFHCFGCVLGVMACVTHGAAMVPVEVFDPLKVLQTVEKERCTALHGVPTMFIAELEHPAFELFDLSSLRTGIMAGSPCPIEVMKRVIRDMNATEITIAYGQTESSPVITQTRTDDPIELRVASVGRSLPNVEVKIVDIETGATVAPGTQGELCTRGYLVMKGYYKMVEETAKAIDAEGWLHTGDLAVMDENGYCKITGRIKNIIIRGGENIYPREIEEFLYTHPKISDVQVYGVPDRKYGEQVMAAIILKKGEEMTEEEVKAFCRGKIANYKIPRYVKFVSSYPMTASGKIQKFKLQEMAIEELQLELACATA; via the coding sequence ATGGCGGAACTTCTTCCCTTTACCGCAGGCGGTCTACTTGACCATATAGCCGATCGGTATCCTGATAACGATGCACTGGTATATCCCGATAAAGGGCTGCGCTACAGCTACCGGCAGTTCAACGACGTGTGCAGGCAGGTGGCAAAGGGGCTTCTGCGGCTCGGCATCAAAAAGGGGGACCATGTTTCCATCTGGGCATACAACGTCCCGGAGTGGGTGGTGCTTCAGTTCGCCACCGCTAAAATCGGCGCAGTCCTGGTCACCGTAAACACCAACTACAAATCCCGTGAACTGGAGTACATTCTCAACCAGTCCGACTCCACTACCCTCTTCCTCGTCAAGTCGTTCAAGGATACCGATTACGTAGATACAGTCTACGAGGTTGTCCCTGAACTGAGAACCTCCGAACCCGGGAAGCTTTCAAGCAACACACTCCCTTTCCTGAAGAATGTCGTCTTTCTGGGAGAGCAAACCCCATCCGGAATGTTCAGCTTTTCGAGCCTTGTGGAATCAGGCAAGGAGGTGACCGATGCAGAGCTTGCCGCCGTGGAGGCCGGCCTCGACTGCCACGAAGTGATAAACATGCAGTACACCTCGGGTACGACCGGCTTCCCCAAGGGAGTGATGCTCACCCACTATAACGTCGTGAACAACGGCTTCTACATCGGCGAGTGCATGAAGTTTACCGACAAGGACCGCCTCTGCATCCCGGTCCCCTTCTTCCACTGTTTCGGTTGCGTTCTCGGCGTGATGGCCTGCGTTACCCACGGAGCAGCCATGGTGCCGGTCGAAGTTTTCGACCCGCTCAAAGTGCTTCAGACGGTGGAGAAGGAGCGGTGCACGGCTCTCCATGGCGTGCCGACAATGTTCATCGCTGAGCTGGAGCATCCGGCCTTCGAGCTCTTCGACCTTTCTAGCCTGCGGACCGGAATAATGGCCGGAAGCCCCTGTCCAATAGAGGTGATGAAGCGGGTCATACGGGATATGAACGCCACCGAGATCACCATCGCCTACGGACAGACCGAGTCCTCACCCGTCATCACCCAGACGCGCACCGACGACCCGATCGAGTTACGGGTCGCCTCTGTCGGCCGCTCGCTCCCCAATGTGGAGGTGAAGATCGTCGATATCGAGACGGGCGCCACCGTCGCCCCCGGAACACAGGGAGAGCTTTGCACGCGCGGTTATCTGGTCATGAAGGGCTACTACAAGATGGTGGAGGAGACAGCCAAGGCAATAGACGCCGAAGGCTGGCTCCATACCGGGGACCTGGCGGTCATGGACGAGAACGGCTACTGCAAGATCACCGGCCGGATCAAGAATATCATTATCCGCGGCGGCGAAAACATCTATCCCCGGGAAATCGAGGAGTTCCTCTACACCCATCCGAAGATCTCGGACGTGCAGGTCTACGGCGTCCCCGACCGGAAATATGGCGAGCAGGTTATGGCAGCCATCATTCTGAAGAAGGGGGAAGAGATGACCGAGGAGGAGGTGAAGGCTTTCTGCAGGGGGAAGATAGCCAACTACAAGATTCCGCGCTACGTTAAATTCGTCAGCAGCTATCCGATGACCGCTTCGGGAAAAATTCAGAAGTTCAAACTGCAGGAGATGGCCATCGAGGAATTGCAGCTCGAATTGGCGTGTGCAACCGCCTGA
- a CDS encoding isochorismatase family protein, producing the protein MPNGAALLIIDVQKDFCPGGALPVPEGDRIIPFLNSYIRLFRKYALPIFATRDWHPLHTLHFREDGGVWPRHCVQESDGARFHPGLELPPEVTILSKGMKTGEDGYSGFLAVTPNGETFQELVESRGVVRLYVGGLATDYCVRQTVLDALHRGYAVTLLEEAIRGIDAVSGDSARAVADMLTAGAESTTIEKLSSSLKNQ; encoded by the coding sequence ATGCCAAACGGTGCGGCATTACTGATCATCGATGTACAGAAGGATTTCTGTCCGGGGGGCGCGTTACCTGTGCCCGAAGGGGACAGGATCATACCGTTCCTGAACAGCTACATCCGGCTCTTCCGGAAATACGCGCTACCCATTTTCGCCACACGGGACTGGCACCCGCTCCACACGCTTCACTTCCGGGAGGATGGCGGAGTGTGGCCGCGGCACTGTGTGCAGGAATCCGACGGAGCGCGGTTTCATCCGGGGCTCGAACTGCCGCCGGAAGTAACGATCCTATCCAAGGGGATGAAGACCGGAGAGGATGGATATTCGGGTTTTCTTGCAGTAACCCCGAACGGTGAAACCTTCCAGGAGCTTGTCGAAAGCAGGGGAGTCGTCAGGCTCTATGTGGGAGGTCTCGCCACCGATTATTGCGTCCGTCAGACCGTGCTCGATGCATTGCACCGCGGCTACGCAGTGACCCTCCTGGAAGAGGCAATCCGGGGAATCGACGCCGTCTCAGGGGACTCGGCCCGGGCTGTGGCGGACATGCTCACCGCGGGGGCGGAAAGCACCACCATTGAAAAATTGTCGAGCAGCCTCAAAAATCAGTGA
- a CDS encoding Tim44 domain-containing protein: MKNNAMKLFVAAVTLLLLAAALPDRSADARAGGGRSSGSRGSRSYSPPNRSYSRPAPAPSRDAFPGSAPVQRQTGSGGFLRSMAGGIVGGVLGGMLFRSLGFGGMGGLGGSGIGLFEIILIAGIGYLIYRMVAKRRAAASAPGYGPGTQNVPSYERPDYREQASMAPAWQASPGEADVQAGISHIRQMDPNFDEGRFKDMVMDVFFKIQGAWMNRNLSGVLPLLTEEMQHILQEDVDRLLREKRINRLENIAVRSVDISEAWQEGGQDFVTALIYANLLDYTVDDQSGAVVAGSNIEPVKFEEYWTFARPVGNNQWRLSAIDQK; the protein is encoded by the coding sequence ATGAAGAACAATGCGATGAAGTTATTCGTTGCCGCAGTGACCCTCCTGTTGCTAGCCGCCGCCCTTCCTGACAGGAGCGCCGACGCCCGGGCCGGCGGTGGGAGGTCTTCGGGGAGCCGAGGATCCCGCAGCTACTCTCCCCCAAACCGTTCCTATTCGCGCCCGGCCCCGGCGCCGTCGAGAGATGCTTTCCCCGGTTCAGCGCCGGTTCAGCGCCAGACCGGTTCCGGCGGTTTTCTCCGGAGCATGGCGGGGGGAATCGTGGGCGGGGTGCTTGGAGGAATGCTCTTCCGCAGCCTCGGGTTCGGCGGGATGGGAGGACTCGGCGGAAGCGGCATCGGCCTCTTCGAGATCATACTCATCGCCGGCATCGGATATCTGATCTACCGGATGGTGGCGAAACGCAGAGCCGCGGCCTCCGCCCCCGGTTACGGCCCGGGAACGCAGAATGTACCATCTTACGAGCGGCCCGATTACCGTGAGCAGGCGTCCATGGCTCCGGCATGGCAAGCTTCTCCAGGCGAGGCCGACGTCCAGGCGGGTATCTCCCACATCCGGCAGATGGACCCGAACTTCGACGAAGGGCGTTTCAAGGATATGGTAATGGATGTGTTCTTCAAGATTCAGGGTGCCTGGATGAACCGGAATCTGTCGGGTGTGTTGCCGCTTCTGACCGAAGAGATGCAGCATATCCTGCAGGAGGACGTGGACCGGCTTCTGCGGGAGAAGCGGATCAACCGGCTCGAGAACATTGCCGTGCGGAGCGTCGATATTTCGGAGGCATGGCAGGAGGGGGGGCAGGATTTCGTTACGGCCCTGATCTACGCCAACCTCCTCGACTATACCGTTGACGATCAGAGCGGCGCGGTAGTTGCCGGAAGCAACATCGAGCCGGTCAAATTCGAAGAGTACTGGACCTTCGCACGCCCGGTCGGGAACAATCAGTGGAGGCTGTCGGCAATTGACCAGAAATAA
- the serA gene encoding phosphoglycerate dehydrogenase: MKVIVTDEVASEGLALLSQDPRIKMDVRLGLSKEQLLDVIGEYEVIITRSGTTVDRDVLDAGKKLKMVARAGVGIDNVDVDYASTKGVIVVNAPFGNTNSAAEHTLSLLLSFCRNVPKANASLKGGDWKRAPFTGYELKGKVAGVIGLGKVGGRVATRLKAFECEVLACDPYISVKRAHDLGVKLVSHDEIYKQCDIVTVHTPLNDETKNMIGERELGMMKQGVIVLNVARGGILNEEALLSFLEKGKVAGAAIDVFSEEPPKSEAVKRLIAHDKVVVTPHLGANTFEAQVNVAVDVSREILNYLDDQPLENAVNIPRFDLALMDQMRPFLNLMSAMCDFGIQLLDTNPAKVTFGYSGTIAHYDCTPLTVCGIAALLNRRVEQDVNMVNATLIAENMGIVIEETKSTQVDAFSNLVTLAIEGEGGKRRLISGTLFEGAPRIVRLRDYSIEFALDEHMLLLNYEDRPGMIGKIGTIMGTHGINIASMSLGRREKKGEAMVILSLDSAVPPEVVEEVRDSISASFIRAIHMRIGTCNRGCGCGV; this comes from the coding sequence ATGAAGGTAATCGTTACCGACGAGGTTGCCAGCGAAGGTCTGGCGCTGCTGTCACAGGACCCCCGCATTAAAATGGACGTCCGACTCGGCCTGAGCAAGGAGCAGCTGCTCGACGTCATCGGTGAGTACGAGGTGATCATAACCCGGAGCGGCACCACGGTCGACCGTGATGTTCTCGATGCGGGAAAGAAGCTGAAGATGGTTGCCCGTGCAGGGGTCGGCATAGACAATGTGGATGTCGATTATGCGAGCACGAAAGGGGTCATCGTCGTCAATGCACCCTTCGGCAACACCAACAGCGCGGCAGAGCACACGCTCTCCCTCCTTCTCTCCTTCTGCCGCAACGTCCCCAAAGCGAACGCGAGCCTGAAAGGAGGGGACTGGAAGAGGGCCCCCTTCACTGGGTATGAACTGAAGGGGAAGGTGGCGGGAGTCATCGGCCTCGGCAAGGTAGGGGGACGGGTTGCCACGCGCCTCAAGGCGTTCGAGTGCGAAGTGCTTGCCTGCGATCCTTATATTTCGGTCAAACGCGCTCACGATCTTGGCGTCAAGCTGGTTTCCCACGATGAAATCTACAAGCAGTGCGACATAGTCACGGTTCATACTCCCCTCAATGACGAGACGAAAAACATGATCGGGGAGCGTGAGCTGGGGATGATGAAGCAGGGGGTGATCGTCCTCAATGTTGCCAGGGGGGGCATACTCAACGAGGAGGCTCTTCTTTCCTTCCTCGAAAAAGGGAAGGTGGCCGGTGCCGCCATTGACGTATTCAGTGAAGAGCCACCTAAATCCGAAGCAGTCAAGCGGCTCATCGCCCACGACAAGGTCGTAGTCACCCCGCACCTGGGTGCCAACACCTTCGAGGCACAGGTAAATGTGGCGGTGGATGTCTCCAGGGAGATCCTCAACTATCTGGACGACCAGCCCCTGGAAAATGCGGTCAACATTCCCCGCTTCGACCTGGCGCTCATGGACCAGATGCGCCCTTTCCTCAATCTGATGAGCGCCATGTGCGATTTCGGCATTCAGCTCCTGGACACGAACCCTGCCAAGGTCACCTTCGGCTATTCGGGTACCATCGCCCACTACGACTGCACCCCCCTTACGGTGTGTGGGATAGCCGCTCTCCTCAACCGCCGGGTTGAGCAGGACGTCAACATGGTGAACGCCACCCTAATCGCTGAGAACATGGGGATCGTCATCGAAGAGACGAAATCGACACAGGTGGACGCTTTTTCCAATCTGGTCACCCTCGCCATCGAGGGTGAGGGGGGGAAGCGCCGGCTGATTTCCGGGACCCTCTTCGAGGGAGCGCCGCGGATCGTAAGGCTGCGCGACTATTCGATAGAATTCGCTCTCGACGAGCACATGCTGCTCCTCAACTATGAAGACCGGCCCGGCATGATCGGCAAGATCGGCACCATCATGGGGACGCACGGAATAAATATCGCCTCCATGAGTCTTGGTCGACGCGAGAAGAAGGGAGAGGCGATGGTCATCCTGTCTCTCGACTCGGCGGTGCCGCCGGAGGTGGTGGAAGAGGTTCGAGACTCCATTTCGGCAAGCTTCATCCGTGCGATCCACATGCGGATCGGCACCTGCAACCGCGGCTGCGGCTGCGGCGTGTAA